The Trinickia caryophylli genomic sequence CGTTTCCGCGAAACTTTCTCGCTGACGGGCACTCCATTGCGCATAGAGTTTCGCTCTTCGGCGAACCCTTACGCGGACAAAGGCTGAACCGGCTCGGCAAATGGCCGGCCGTTCGGCCGGGCGGCGCGTCCCAAAACGAAAATCGGCTATAGTGTAGCGATTGGCGGCGGATTTCTTTTTCTTCGCCGTCAGTCTGGATCAACCTGCAAAAAAACGACGGAGTTTGCTATGAGCAACAAAGGGCAATTGTTACAAGACCCGTTTTTGAACGCACTGCGTAAGGAGCACGTGCCCGTTTCGATCTATCTCGTCAACGGCATCAAGCTCCAAGGGAACATCGAATCGTTCGACCAGTACGTTGTGTTGCTCCGGAATACCGTGACCCAGATGGTTTACAAACACGCTATCTCGACGGTCGTGCCGGCTCGCCCGGTCAACTTCCACCCGGACGCCGAAACGTCCTGAGCCTTTCACCGAGGCCGGCGCGACGACGCAACGATCCTCGTCATGCCGGCCACCTCACCTCGACGCTCACCAATTTGATCAACGCAGCACTTGTCGGCATCGACTTCGGAAAAATCGACTTCGAAGCCAGTCTCGAAGAGCTCAGTCTGCTCGCGCAAAGCGCGGGCGCCCATCCCGCCGTGACGCTCACCGGCCGCCGCACGAGCCCCGACGCCGCACTGTTCGTCGGCAGCGGCAAGGCCGAGGAATTGCGCCTTGCCTGCGAGGCGAACGACGTCGAAATCGTCATTTTCAATCACGCGCTCGCACCGGCGCAGCAGCGCAATCTGGAGCGAACGCTGAATCGGCGCGTCGTGGATCGTACGAGTCTCATTCTCGACATCTTCGCGCAGCGCGCCCGCAGCCACGAAGGCAAGCTGCAGGTCGAACTGGCGCAGCTGCAATACATGGCGACGCGGCTCGTGCGGGCCTGGACTCACCTCGAGCGGCAAAAGGGTGGTATCGGCTTGCGCGGCCCCGGCGAAACGCAGCTCGAAACCGACCGTCGTCTCATTGGCGAGCGCATCAAGATGCTCAAGGGCCGGCTCGAAAAGCTGCAGCGCCAGCATGGCACGCAACGCCGCCAGCGGCA encodes the following:
- the hfq gene encoding RNA chaperone Hfq, which gives rise to MSNKGQLLQDPFLNALRKEHVPVSIYLVNGIKLQGNIESFDQYVVLLRNTVTQMVYKHAISTVVPARPVNFHPDAETS